The nucleotide window CGTTTTCAGTACATTTCAGCCCCACTACTCTTAGATTGCTTATCAAAAACTGCTGCAACAAAGCCAGAGTGGTTGGTGCATACCTGCTCTGCAGTAATTGTTCCACATCTCTGATGCTGAAAACCACATTCATTGCAGTTCTTACACTTCTGCTTGCCAGCTCAGAACCAATGGGAATCTCTGCACCAGATTTCATAGGCAGAGGTCCTGCTTCTCTACGGTCTTGCATGTAGCAAAATTATTTGCACTTGTCTGGGTGCTTTGCTCTCATCTGCCAGTGTTGTACTTTACATCTGAGCAAAGGAGTGTAAAATTTGGATTTCCTAGTGTTTCACACCCACTTGGCACAGCTGTAATCAGGGACAAGATGAGGTGAGTGGAACAAGGGCCTCGAAGGtgcctacactgcaattaaaaacctgcaACTGGCCCAGGATAAAGAAGCTGTTTAATTGTAGCGTAGATGTTTAGGCTGAGACTGCAGCACAATCTCTGGGACCTTCCCATTTGGCTAAGTCTTAGAGTCTGAACGTCTACACAGCCCCAAAGCCAACTgcgggtttttaattgcagtgtagacagatcctaCATGTATGTTGCCATCCACTCTCCTCCACCTCATGTGAAGACAGTTAAAAACCTAATTTCGCTTTCTTGTATTTCATGTTTCCTCCTATCTGCTAATGCTGCAAGGCATTTTGGGACAGTTCCTATGAAAAGCACTCCACCAAATAAACATCCTATTGTAAGAAACACAGCAATTGCAGCCAAAGCAAAATCTGCCCATCTTTGCCCTGAAATGAAGACACAACTTCTCCAGGTCTTTCCTCCAGCAAAAAggcaccctcctccccttctgcttAAATAAACTAATTTTTGGCACTGAATCCAAGTGCTCTCCCCTTGTGGATCTAGCAATAACATAACCAAATACAGCAGGTGCTCTCCCATCATCGATGCATCAGGGATTGCAGTCAGGAGAGGTTAAAAGTAGAAAGAAAGGTGGAAGACGTGCATGCCAGGCCAATCACTGGCGCAGGTTTTATTTGTACACCCAATGACAGGGTAAATGATTTGCCAGGGCTTGTAAGCGAGGCAGACAGTTCAGGAGATGTGAAGGTTCTCCCTCACTGTTTTGTTTTATGCCCTTGGGTCTTCCAAGAGCTTAACCTCCATGCAACGTCGAAATGAAAACCACATTATCCTGGTTCTGGAGTTTGTAGTCCAGCTCTCCCTGCAGATACAGAAAGAAGGAGAAATTATTTGTTAGGCATTTCCAAATAGAAGTGTCAAAAGAAGAATGGCTCATAACATGCCTGAGCACTAGGGACTCCACGGGGAAAAGCAAGGTTTAGTCCTTAGCAAGGTGAGGTGGGGTAGACAGGAGGGAGAGCTCAGACATTCACTATTATGGGGATATGCCACTCTCAGAGCTGATGATTATATCAGCAGACTAGTTAGTGATTATTTATCATCTGCCTGTGAGGGCGGCCTGGGAGGGGAAGACATTACCTTGTTTAGCTAGGCCACATCTGCCCTGAAAGGATGAGCTGACCCAGCTACAATGCTCCAGGgcgtgaaaaatccacactcctgagcaacatagttaagCCAACAGCTAGAAAGCAGTAAGTTGACGGAAAAATTCTTCGTTGCTTTAATGATAGATAGAAATAGTTCTAGAGTAGCAAAAACCCCAAGGGACAGATCTGCTTTGTTCTACCTCAGCATTTTCCTTTGGCTCACCTGGGCATGTTATCCAAAACATGCAGTCTTCACCTCCCACGGGCTCATCTTATTATAATCAATGCTTCTCAACTGCCCAAAGCTGTGAAGCCATGTTGTTCCACCACTAAGCAAGTGGTTATCTCAAGCATGgctaagagatggggaaaagaaTCTGGAATAGCTTCCTGAAGAATGGCCACCAGTCAGAATGAAcaacataaaaaagaaaagaaaatggaagtAGTACAAACCATAAGTTCCCAGTCTGCATCATTGATGAGCACCAAAATTCCTGGTCGCCTGCAGAACAGAGAAGTTGTCAGGAAACAGGATTGCAAAAAGCTGCAGAGTTAGCACCACCAGCTGTTAAAAAGCAGATCACAGGCAGGACTTTCTGTAAAGCCGATGTGAAAAAGGAGTTAAAGCACAGAAGTAGAAATAGGTACAGGCAGTGCCCTTTTAGATCTAATAAAAGGGGAAACACGACTGATCCCAAAGCTCATTTGAATCAGAAGACACCATTCATGAGAAGGCTCTGAGATGACATTTCAATACAATATAGAAAAGCCAGGTAATTAAAGCCCATGCACTGAAATCGAGTGCAGAGGGGTCAATTCAGAGCTTAGAAAAGCAATTGTAGTGCTGCTGCCAAAGGTTGTAAACACCTAGGATCAACTCAGAGCTCCTGATTAGAGGGAAAGGAATTCCCCTTCAGTATCCTGCAATTGTCTCTACTGCTACCAGGGGACCTGGCACACGCTTCAGCTCACAGAGACCAGTGAAGAATGTTAAACACCCCAACCTCCTCACTGCAGGGGGAGCGGCCTACACAGCACATTGTGCTCCATTTCTTCTGGTCTTTTTCCACAAGATTGGCCccgttttaaaaataaaataatttcccagCAGATCTATTTGTTGGTGCTTCTCAGAGTGACTGCACAGTGCACCACAGACACATCGCAGGAACCGAGGGACCGTCTACTTGCTAAAAGCTCAACCCTGCTATCTTTATGCAATGCCAGTACCccaggtgacagggaagggaaggaagccaTGAGTGGTCCTTCTTCAGACTTGGGACTTCATGCAGTGGGTTGTGAGGAGACATTTTGTGGAACTGGCCTGGGTTTAGTTTAGGTTCAGAAGGAGCTGGTGTTCTGATAGTCAGACCTGGCAGAATAGACACATTGCTTCCCAATCTGGGTAATTCTCTAGAATATTAACCCATCCTCCCACCACTACAGTACTGCTTTGCACTTGCACTAGTCTCAGAGGAAATCAATGCACCCTTTACAAAGAAACCTCCCATTCTTCCCATGGGGTAGTatttagccccattttacagatgggaataGTGAAGCACAGAGGATAGaggtgtgaatggttaaccagtaagcatcacccttaatgggtaaTGCTTATTGGTTATAGTTTACTGGCGGGAACTgcagcaaccctccccccccttccgccGCGGCAGGGGTtgctccaatctggccagcaTCCCTATCCACCTCCCGTTTAGTCAGCTAACTGATTATCTTCAACGTTTAACTAACAGAATTTTATATCCCTATCAGAGAAGTTAAGTGATCTACCTTTGGTCACACTGCAGGAGACTAGTAGAACTGACTTTTTTCCCCTATTCCCATTCAAGAGTATCCTCTTCCGTGCCATTCCTTTTAGCATGTGTCTGATAGAACCTTCTTCCCACCACCAGCAGTAAGATATATGCACTGGAACTTGTGGACAGGGAAACATGAGCAAAGTCTTCACCATCTGTACTTACACTGTGTCCCCTTGAATAAATAATTCTGGTCTCTCTTTTAATAGATTCTGTTTGATCCACTTTAGCAGGTTTCTGATGTCCCCTGAAAGGAGAGAGGATGATAGTTTATCCTCTGCTGTTTCATAGGAATTCAAATACCAGGGCTCCAGCCCTCATGTCCCAGTTAGCAAAGTCATCAGGCTCCACTTGGGACAAGGATCTATGATGGGAACAGTTCACCAGTCTGATCACAAGATGTAGCCAGGATGTGGGGCCTTCAACGGACTAACAGACGGGATCCTCAAAACCCACAATCAGCATTCTCCGGGAAGGGGCATCTCCTTTGTTAGAAGTAATGCACACTCACAGCCCCATATACAGATTTGGCTGGATGCACATTTCCGACGACAgaaaatgcaaaaaaaacccctccagagTTAAATGGAACAGGAATCCAACATTTAAAACGGCAAACTTTAAATCTTTACAATTAAAGCAATACAAGCATGAAGATGATGAGTTCAGTAGTCTCAATGAGGATTACACAAGAAGCTAAGTTTGAGGCTTCTAGCGTTGGTAGTCTGAAGTACATGGTCAAAAGTGTCTccctttttctctttccctttcccccacGAAATGGCAGCATAACTCAATGGCTGACTGATTTCACTTGATCCTCCTAGAAACATTTACCTTTGGGCTGACAGGCATGGATACTTGCACGCTCTGTAAGAATTTGTTTGAGAAATTTAAGAGGAAACAAATGAGTTAGCACTGGATCCTCTGTTTAACAGTCACTTTGACAGACACATACAGGATACAAACTTGACTGCATTTACAAATCTCCACTCATTTTGGATCTCATTTTTGGGTACCCCAACATGAGATTTGCATCCTGGAGTTggctttctgtttgtttttgaagTGCAGAACACCCAGTAGGGCAAGGGAACCCAGTGGGAGATGTGAGcattcagcacttctgaaagtcAGGAACAGACACTTTTGAAGGTttcaagtatcagaagggtagccgtgttagtctgaacctgcaaaagcaatgaggaatcctgtggcaccttatagactaacagatttattggagcattagcttttgtgggcaaagacccactttgtcagatgcatgtagtggaaattccagaggcaggtataaatatacaggcataagaaaagactaccaatcaagagtaaggggGTTTGAAGGTTTATTACACACAGCCCTTGAGACATAGGCAAACCATATTAATGGATATATACACATGCATAAACAGACATGGTAGCAGTGGGCAATGGCTGTGGTAGTTCCACTCAAGCCATTTGTAATATCCTTTGGCATCAGACCTCTGCTCCCTTACCACATCTTCATGCACATGCTTTGTTTGATAGCTTCGTTATTAAAGCTCAGCCTTTATCTTTCTATTTCAGTAGGTGACAGGAAGGATTTGTCTTCCTGTAAAAGGAGGAGGAGACACTGCTAGCAGGTTTTTATAGTAACAATTCTACTTTGTGAGGCAAAAACAATTTCTTTAGTGATAGCATCAgttaatttcctactgtagaggTGAGAAGCATCAGAGGGAGAGAATCCATTACAGGGTTTGGAGAAGCCGACAAATTACAATGTGGAGTTCTCCTGCATTTGCTTCTATATTTCACTATTCCACAATCCACTTCATCATTCTGAATCTACAATCAGTTATTCTCCCAGGGCTCCTTTAAAGAACCTTTTGAAAGCCCCAAAAGAGCTTTATGGGTTTCAAAGGCACAAGGGAGTATTCCCAGTGCACAAATCCACCTATAAGATACTAGGGCTTGAACCCCCTCTAGCTGAATCAAAGGGAATAACGGGATGTATTTACAACACAGCAAGAGAGATGTGCAAACTGTTCTTAGTCACTGCAAATATTCCACAAACCTCTTTTACAAGCTGAGCGAAAAACTATTTTTGGTACAGCTGTCGCATGACTGATCCATGAAATAAATACCCTTGTAATGGGGGTGACACAGTCTTTGCACTGTGTCAGCACATTGTGC belongs to Pelodiscus sinensis isolate JC-2024 chromosome 22, ASM4963464v1, whole genome shotgun sequence and includes:
- the URM1 gene encoding ubiquitin-related modifier 1, with translation MAAPMSLVVEFGGGAELLFDGIKKHQVTLPCQPEPWDIRNLLKWIKQNLLKERPELFIQGDTVRPGILVLINDADWELMGELDYKLQNQDNVVFISTLHGG